From Sparus aurata chromosome 9, fSpaAur1.1, whole genome shotgun sequence, a single genomic window includes:
- the ctdsp1 gene encoding probable phosphatase PSR2 isoform X1, with amino-acid sequence MQSNVKKSMRKFRNRETETCFDASEEVPEDTSNEEDASPRDDISSGSCESERQPEDWTVESESSLAEDEVEECESEELYSENCEEAEEDEDTCAFDNRVSEICDEEDDEVCLPSGNRENMFAPCADDISVEGDAYEDELSNAQNNESLGDETSTIKTVFDDNKEDESEDKEFIDCSEMEPYWSLVDQEEDEELCEPGVEEYYAYQMKSVQSSSDEQALNGLYDQIIRGRPDGNDSGTDSQTSPEECKTDRFEITQVIQLSDNLADCSTDVEKTTSEEAPESDDDSGFSEISRDLKPPLDIIHSVASEESGDSEEEPSDDESSEPCECDYCIPPIEQVPAKPLLPRMKSNDAGKICVVIDLDETLVHSSFKPVNNADFIIPVEIDGTVHQVYVLKRPHVDEFLKRMGELFECVLFTASLSKYADPVSDLLDKWGAFRSRLFRESCVFHKGNYVKDLSRLGRDLNKVIIIDNSPASYIFHPDNAVPVASWFDDMSDTELLDLIPFFERLSKSDDIYDFLTQQRTSS; translated from the exons TTTCGATGCCTCTGAAGAAGTGCCTGAAGATACTAGTAATGAGGAAGATGCAAGTCCAAGAGATGATATCTCCAGTGGGTCGTGTGAGTCAGAGAGACAACCTGAAGACTGGACTGTAGAATCAGAATCAAGTTTAGCAGAGGATGAAGTTGAAGAATGTGAATCAGAAGAACTTTAttcagagaactgtgaggaagcagaggaagatgaggacACTTGTGCGTTTGACAACCGTGTTTCTGAAATCTGTGATGAAGAAGATGACGAGGTCTGCCTGCCCTCTGGCAACAGGGAGAATATGTTTGCACCATGTGCGGACGACATTTCTGTCGAAGGTGATGCTTACGAAGATGAACTCTCCAATGCCCAGAATAATGAGTCTCTTGGCGATGAGACCTCTACCATAAAAACAGTTTTCGATGACAACAAGGAGGACGAGTCTGAAGACAAAGAGTTTATTGACTGTTCAGAAATGGAGCCATATTGGTCACTTGTAGatcaagaggaggatgaagagctGTGTGAGCCAGGTGTCGAGGAATACTACGCATATCAGATGAAAAGCGTTCAGTCGTCGTCTGATGAACAAGCCCTGAATGGATTATACGATCAGATAATCCGTGGAAGACCCGATGGGAACGATTCAGGAACTGACTCACAGACGAGTCCAGAGGAATGCAAAACAGACAGATTTGAAATTACTCAAGTTATACAGTTGAGTGACAATTTAGCTGActgctccactgatgtagaAAAAACAACCAGCGAAGAAGCTCCAGAATCGGACGACGACAGCGGATTCAGTGAAATTTCAAGAGACTTAAAACCTCCTTTGGACATTATTCACAGTGTTGCCTCCGAAGAAAGCGGCGATTCAGAAGAGGAGCCGAGTGACGATGAATCCTCTGAGCCTTGTGAATGCGATTACTGCATTCCCCCAATAGAGCAG GTTCCGGCCAAACCGCTGCTCCCACGGATGAAATCGAACGACGCGGGGAAGATCTGTGTCGTCATTGATTTGGATGAAACCCTAGTGCATAGTTCATTTAAG cCAGTGAACAATGCTGATTTTATCATTCCAGTGGAGATTGATGGAACAGTTCACCAG GTGTATGTGTTAAAGAGGCCCCACGTTGACGAATTCCTCAAGAGGATGGGAGAATTGTTCGAGTGTGTTTTGTTCACCGCCAGCTTATCCAAG TACGCAGACCCTGTGTCGGACCTGTTGGACAAATGGGGCGCCTTCAGGAGCCGCCTCTTCCGGGAGTCGTGTGTCTTTCACAAAGGGAACTACGTAAAAGACCTGAGCCGCTTAGGAAGAGACCTGAACAAGGTCATCATCATCGACAACTCCCCGGCTTCCTACATCTTCCATCCCGACAACGCA GTTCCTGTAGCGTCCTGGTTTGATGACATGTCAGACACCGAGCTCCTCGATCTTATTCCCTTCTTTGAGAGACTAAGCAAATCAGATGACATCTATGATTTTCTCACGCAGCAGAGGACTTCTAGTtaa